Proteins encoded together in one Cellulomonas gilvus ATCC 13127 window:
- a CDS encoding GuaB1 family IMP dehydrogenase-related protein, producing MRFLPGQSATSDLTYGDVFLVPSRSEVTSRFDVDLASVDGTGTTIPLVVANMTAVAGRRMAETVARRGGMAVIPQDIPVDVVADVVDSVKASHPVVESAVVVSPHDTVHTALTLIGKRSHGAAVVVADGRPVGVVTEADCQGVDRFTQVEDVMSAHPTTVDLDVVESGGTSGLEAAFEHLHASRRRFSPVVRDGALVGVLTQVGALRSSIYRPALDADGRLRIAAAVGINGDVKAKAAALLEAGVDTLVVDTAHGHQRKMVEALAAVRAVDPHVPVVAGNVVTAQGTRDLIEAGADIVKVGVGPGAMCTTRMMTAVGRPQFSAVLECAAEARRLGRHVWADGGVRHPRDVALALAAGASQVMIGSWFAGTHESPGDLHADGDGRLYKESFGMASARAVAARTRGGSPFERARKALYEEGISSSRMYLDPRRPGVEDLIDHITSGVRSAATYVGAVTLDELHERAVVGIQSAAGYEEGRPLPDGW from the coding sequence ATGCGCTTCCTGCCCGGCCAGTCGGCCACATCCGATCTCACCTACGGCGACGTCTTCCTCGTCCCGTCACGGTCCGAGGTCACCTCCCGCTTCGACGTCGACCTCGCGAGCGTCGACGGCACCGGGACGACCATCCCGCTCGTCGTCGCCAACATGACCGCCGTGGCGGGCCGCCGCATGGCGGAGACCGTCGCCCGGCGCGGCGGCATGGCCGTCATCCCCCAGGACATCCCGGTGGACGTCGTGGCCGACGTGGTGGACTCCGTCAAGGCGAGCCACCCCGTCGTCGAGAGCGCGGTCGTCGTCTCCCCGCACGACACCGTGCACACCGCGCTCACGCTGATCGGCAAGCGGTCGCACGGCGCGGCGGTCGTCGTCGCGGACGGACGCCCCGTCGGGGTCGTCACCGAGGCCGACTGCCAGGGTGTCGACCGGTTCACGCAGGTCGAGGACGTCATGTCCGCGCACCCCACCACGGTCGACCTCGACGTCGTCGAGTCGGGCGGCACGAGCGGGCTCGAGGCCGCGTTCGAGCACCTGCACGCGAGCCGCCGCCGGTTCTCCCCCGTGGTCCGCGACGGTGCGCTCGTCGGCGTGCTCACGCAGGTGGGGGCGCTGCGCTCGTCGATCTACCGGCCCGCGCTCGACGCGGACGGCCGGCTGCGGATCGCCGCGGCGGTCGGCATCAACGGCGACGTCAAGGCCAAGGCCGCGGCGCTGCTCGAGGCGGGCGTGGACACGCTGGTCGTCGACACCGCGCACGGGCACCAGCGCAAGATGGTCGAGGCGCTCGCCGCCGTGCGCGCGGTGGACCCGCACGTCCCCGTGGTCGCGGGCAACGTCGTCACCGCGCAGGGCACGCGCGACCTGATCGAGGCCGGTGCGGACATCGTCAAGGTTGGTGTCGGCCCGGGTGCCATGTGCACCACGCGCATGATGACCGCGGTCGGCCGGCCGCAGTTCTCGGCGGTGCTCGAGTGCGCCGCCGAGGCGCGACGGCTCGGCCGTCACGTCTGGGCCGACGGCGGCGTGCGTCACCCGCGCGACGTCGCGCTCGCGCTGGCCGCTGGTGCGTCCCAGGTCATGATCGGCTCCTGGTTCGCCGGCACGCACGAGTCCCCCGGGGACCTGCACGCCGACGGCGACGGGCGGCTCTACAAGGAGTCGTTCGGCATGGCGTCCGCGCGGGCCGTGGCGGCCCGCACGCGCGGCGGCTCGCCGTTCGAGCGTGCGCGCAAGGCGCTGTACGAGGAGGGCATCTCCTCCTCCCGGATGTACCTGGACCCGCGCCGCCCGGGCGTCGAGGACCTGATCGACCACATCACGTCCGGCGTCCGCTCGGCGGCCACGTACGTGGGCGCGGTGACGCTCGACGAGCTGCACGAGCGCGCCGTGGTGGGCATCCAGTCGGCCGCGGGCTACGAGGAGGGCCGGCCCCTCCCGGACGGCTGGTGA
- a CDS encoding DUF4126 domain-containing protein, with product MLVALTGIGLSAAAGLNAYIPFLLVALLARLTDTVVLPDGLGWMSSWWAIGIGAVLLLADVVLDKIPAVDSVNDVVQGVLRPLTGGVVFAAGAAVAELESSAWVREHAWVTFVAGALVAGLVHAGKATARPVVNATTMGLGGPVVSTVEDGASVGLSLAAVFVPVLVLVLLAGLVVAFVVLRRRRRARRRSAGAAAGDATSGPVPPDASP from the coding sequence ATGCTGGTGGCGCTCACGGGGATCGGCCTGTCGGCCGCCGCCGGGCTCAACGCGTACATCCCGTTCCTGCTCGTCGCGCTGCTCGCCCGGCTCACGGACACGGTCGTGCTGCCCGACGGGCTGGGCTGGATGAGCTCGTGGTGGGCGATCGGGATCGGGGCCGTGCTGCTGCTCGCGGACGTCGTGCTGGACAAGATCCCCGCGGTCGACTCGGTGAACGACGTCGTGCAGGGCGTGCTGCGCCCGCTCACGGGCGGCGTCGTGTTCGCGGCGGGCGCGGCCGTGGCCGAGCTCGAGTCGTCCGCCTGGGTGCGCGAGCACGCGTGGGTGACGTTCGTCGCCGGTGCGCTCGTCGCCGGGCTGGTGCACGCGGGCAAGGCCACCGCACGCCCCGTGGTCAACGCCACGACGATGGGGCTGGGCGGGCCGGTGGTCTCGACGGTCGAGGACGGCGCGTCCGTGGGCCTGAGTCTCGCGGCCGTGTTCGTGCCGGTCCTCGTGCTCGTCCTGCTCGCCGGCCTCGTCGTGGCGTTCGTCGTGCTGCGGCGCCGGCGCCGTGCGCGACGCAGGTCGGCGGGCGCCGCTGCGGGCGACGCCACGAGCGGGCCGGTGCCACCCGACGCGTCACCCTGA
- the dxs gene encoding 1-deoxy-D-xylulose-5-phosphate synthase, with product MSRSVLSTIRTPADVRALRPGQVGRLAAEIRAFLVDQVSRTGGHLGPNLGVVELTIAMHRVFESPRDTLVFDTGHQSYVHKLLTGRGDFSALRRREGLSGYPSRAESAHDVVENSHASTALSWADGIAKANELRGLADRHVVAVIGDGALTGGMAWEALNNIAASEDRRLVVVVNDNGRSYAPTIGGLAHHLDSLRTTQSYENVLSWGKRTLRRSGPPGRVAYDALHGLKKGIKDVVAPQGMFEDLGLKYIGPVDGHDEPAVERALSRAQAFGGPVIVHVITEKGRGYTPAEQDVADRFHAVGRIHPETGLPVAPSRFGWTGVFADEIVRIGRRRPDVVAITAAMLQPVGLAPFAEEFPDRVFDVGIAEQHAATSAAGMAFGGLHPVVAVYATFLNRAFDQVLMDVALHRAGVTFVLDRAGLTGDDGASHNGMWDMAMLAIVPGLRLAAPRDEPTLRAALREAVDVDDAPTVVRYPKSALVDPIPALEDVDGVDVLARAGADGARSVLVVGVGAMVPCALEVGALLAAHGLRVTVVDPRWVLPVPAALTKLVGEHDHAVTIEDGLVQGGIGAHVAQRALEQGVTTHVQAFGIPQEFLPHASRDQLVGSLRLTPEDVARDVLTALEGR from the coding sequence GTGAGCCGTTCGGTGCTGTCGACGATCCGCACGCCCGCCGACGTGCGCGCGCTGCGCCCCGGCCAGGTGGGCAGGCTGGCCGCGGAGATCCGCGCGTTCCTGGTGGACCAGGTCTCGCGCACGGGTGGTCACCTGGGCCCGAACCTGGGCGTGGTCGAGCTGACGATCGCGATGCACCGCGTGTTCGAGTCCCCGCGCGACACGCTCGTGTTCGACACGGGCCACCAGTCCTACGTGCACAAGCTGCTCACGGGCCGTGGCGACTTCAGCGCGCTCCGGCGCCGCGAGGGGCTGTCCGGCTACCCGAGCCGCGCCGAGTCCGCGCACGACGTCGTCGAGAACTCGCACGCGTCCACCGCGCTCAGCTGGGCGGACGGGATCGCCAAGGCCAACGAGCTGCGCGGGCTCGCCGACCGGCACGTGGTCGCCGTCATCGGGGACGGCGCGCTCACGGGCGGCATGGCATGGGAGGCGCTCAACAACATCGCGGCCTCCGAGGACCGCCGGCTCGTGGTGGTCGTCAACGACAACGGGCGCTCGTACGCCCCGACCATCGGCGGCCTGGCGCACCACCTCGACTCGCTGCGCACCACGCAGAGCTACGAGAACGTCCTGTCCTGGGGCAAGCGCACACTGCGCCGGTCGGGTCCGCCCGGACGCGTGGCGTACGACGCGCTGCACGGGCTGAAGAAGGGCATCAAGGACGTCGTCGCGCCGCAGGGCATGTTCGAGGACCTGGGGCTCAAGTACATCGGCCCCGTGGACGGTCACGACGAGCCCGCGGTCGAGCGTGCGCTGAGCCGCGCGCAGGCGTTCGGCGGGCCCGTGATCGTGCACGTCATCACGGAGAAGGGGCGTGGCTACACGCCAGCCGAGCAGGACGTCGCGGACCGGTTCCACGCGGTGGGCCGCATCCACCCCGAGACCGGGCTCCCCGTGGCGCCGTCGCGGTTCGGCTGGACCGGCGTGTTCGCCGACGAGATCGTGCGGATCGGCCGGCGTCGGCCGGACGTCGTGGCGATCACGGCGGCCATGCTCCAGCCCGTGGGCCTGGCGCCGTTCGCGGAGGAGTTCCCCGACCGCGTGTTCGACGTGGGCATCGCCGAGCAGCACGCCGCGACGTCGGCCGCGGGCATGGCGTTCGGCGGGCTGCACCCGGTGGTCGCGGTCTACGCGACGTTCCTCAACCGCGCGTTCGACCAGGTGCTCATGGACGTCGCGCTGCACCGCGCGGGCGTCACGTTCGTGCTCGACCGGGCAGGGCTCACGGGCGACGACGGCGCGAGCCACAACGGCATGTGGGACATGGCGATGCTCGCGATCGTCCCGGGCCTGCGGCTCGCGGCGCCGCGCGACGAGCCGACGCTGCGCGCCGCGCTGCGCGAGGCGGTCGACGTGGACGACGCGCCCACCGTGGTCCGCTACCCCAAGAGCGCGCTCGTCGACCCGATCCCGGCGCTCGAGGACGTGGACGGCGTGGACGTCCTGGCCCGTGCGGGTGCGGACGGCGCGCGGTCGGTGCTCGTGGTCGGCGTCGGCGCCATGGTGCCGTGCGCGCTCGAGGTGGGTGCGCTGCTGGCGGCGCACGGGCTGCGCGTCACGGTCGTCGACCCGCGCTGGGTGCTCCCCGTGCCGGCGGCGCTCACCAAGCTCGTCGGCGAGCACGACCACGCCGTGACGATCGAGGACGGCCTGGTGCAGGGCGGCATCGGGGCGCACGTCGCGCAGCGCGCGCTCGAGCAGGGCGTCACGACCCACGTCCAGGCGTTCGGCATCCCGCAGGAGTTCCTGCCGCACGCGTCGCGCGACCAGCTGGTCGGCTCGTTGCGGCTCACGCCCGAGGACGTCGCACGCGACGTGCTGACGGCGCTCGAGGGGCGATGA
- the pflB gene encoding formate C-acetyltransferase, which yields MSTTAVPGTDHLEATTPAAWEGFVTGPWVDNIDVRDFIQRNYTPYTGDSSFLVGPTARTTAIWDKLSSMFPAEREKGVYDIDARTPSTITSHAPGYITEGEEVIVGLQTDAPLKRAIMPNGGYRMVQTSLETYGYEADPVVTEIFTKYRKTHNDGVFDAYPPDVRAARSSHIITGLPDAYGRGRIIGDYRRVALYGVDALIAAKKLERAELDMERSVEDVIRAREELAEQIRALNELKTMAKSYGYDISQPATNGREAVQWLYFAYLAAVKEQNGAAMSLGRTSTFLDVFLQRDLAAGVLTEEQVQEIIDDFVIKLRIVRFLRTPEYDNLFSGDPTWVTESIAGIGEDGRPLVTKTSFRYLQTLYNLGPAPEPNMTVFWSDKLPEGFKAYCAQVSIDTSAVQYESDDLIRADWGDDAAIACCVSPMRVGKQMQFFGARVNLAKALLYAINGGRDEVSGKQVAPVSAPVEGEFLDYDDVMAKFDKMMDWLAQTYVDALNCVHYMHDKYAYERIEMALHDREILRTMACGIAGLSVVADSLSAMKYGKVRVLRTADGLITEYQTEGDFPAYGNDDDRVDDIAVSLVETFMQKIRQYPTYRNALHTQSVLTITSNVVYGKATGSTPDGRRAGEPFAPGANPMNGRDTHGMLASALSVAKLPYSQAQDGISLTSSVVPSGLGRTREEQVTNLVGLLDAYTLSSGYHMNVNVLNRETLVDAMEHPENYPQLTIRVSGYAVNFVRLTREQQLDVLSRTFHGAV from the coding sequence ATGTCCACCACGGCCGTACCCGGCACCGACCACCTCGAGGCGACGACGCCCGCAGCATGGGAGGGGTTCGTCACCGGGCCCTGGGTCGACAACATCGACGTGCGTGACTTCATCCAGCGGAACTACACGCCGTACACCGGCGACTCGTCGTTCCTGGTGGGCCCCACGGCGCGGACCACCGCGATCTGGGACAAGCTCTCGTCGATGTTCCCCGCGGAGCGCGAGAAGGGCGTCTACGACATCGACGCCCGCACGCCGTCGACCATCACGTCGCACGCGCCGGGCTACATCACCGAGGGCGAGGAGGTCATCGTCGGCCTCCAGACCGACGCGCCGCTCAAGCGCGCGATCATGCCCAACGGTGGCTACCGCATGGTGCAGACCTCGCTCGAGACCTACGGCTACGAGGCCGACCCGGTCGTCACCGAGATCTTCACCAAGTACCGCAAGACCCACAACGACGGCGTGTTCGACGCCTACCCGCCCGACGTCCGCGCCGCGCGCTCGTCGCACATCATCACGGGCCTGCCCGACGCCTACGGCCGCGGCCGGATCATCGGCGACTACCGCCGCGTGGCGCTGTACGGCGTCGACGCGCTGATCGCCGCGAAGAAGCTCGAGCGTGCCGAGCTCGACATGGAGCGTTCGGTCGAGGACGTCATCCGGGCCCGCGAGGAGCTCGCGGAGCAGATCCGTGCGCTGAACGAGCTCAAGACGATGGCGAAGTCGTACGGCTACGACATCTCGCAGCCCGCGACCAACGGTCGTGAGGCCGTGCAGTGGCTGTACTTCGCCTACCTCGCGGCGGTCAAGGAGCAGAACGGCGCCGCGATGTCGCTGGGCCGCACCTCGACGTTCCTCGACGTGTTCCTGCAGCGCGACCTGGCCGCCGGCGTCCTCACCGAGGAGCAGGTCCAGGAGATCATCGACGACTTCGTCATCAAGCTGCGGATCGTCCGGTTCCTGCGGACCCCCGAGTACGACAACCTGTTCTCGGGCGACCCGACGTGGGTCACCGAGTCGATCGCCGGCATCGGCGAGGACGGCCGTCCGCTGGTCACCAAGACCTCGTTCCGCTACCTGCAGACGCTGTACAACCTGGGCCCGGCCCCCGAGCCGAACATGACGGTCTTCTGGAGCGACAAGCTCCCCGAGGGCTTCAAGGCCTACTGCGCGCAGGTGTCGATCGACACGTCCGCGGTGCAGTACGAGTCGGACGACCTGATCCGGGCCGACTGGGGCGACGACGCCGCGATCGCGTGCTGCGTGTCCCCGATGCGCGTGGGCAAGCAGATGCAGTTCTTCGGCGCCCGCGTGAACCTGGCCAAGGCGCTGCTGTACGCGATCAACGGTGGCCGCGACGAGGTGTCCGGCAAGCAGGTCGCGCCGGTCTCCGCGCCGGTCGAGGGCGAGTTCCTCGACTACGACGACGTCATGGCCAAGTTCGACAAGATGATGGACTGGCTCGCCCAGACCTACGTCGACGCGCTCAACTGCGTGCACTACATGCACGACAAGTACGCGTACGAGCGCATCGAGATGGCGCTGCACGACCGCGAGATCCTGCGCACCATGGCCTGCGGCATCGCCGGCCTGTCGGTCGTGGCGGACTCGCTGTCGGCCATGAAGTACGGCAAGGTCCGCGTGCTGCGCACCGCCGACGGCCTGATCACGGAGTACCAGACCGAGGGCGACTTCCCTGCTTACGGCAACGACGACGACCGGGTCGACGACATCGCGGTGTCGCTGGTCGAGACGTTCATGCAGAAGATCCGCCAGTACCCGACGTACCGCAACGCGCTGCACACGCAGTCGGTGCTGACCATCACGTCGAACGTCGTGTACGGCAAGGCCACGGGCTCGACGCCCGACGGTCGCCGGGCCGGCGAGCCGTTCGCCCCGGGTGCCAACCCGATGAACGGGCGCGACACGCACGGCATGCTCGCGTCCGCGCTGTCGGTCGCCAAGCTGCCGTACTCGCAGGCGCAGGACGGCATCTCGCTCACGTCGTCGGTCGTGCCCTCGGGCCTGGGCCGCACGCGTGAGGAGCAGGTGACCAACCTGGTGGGTCTGCTCGACGCGTACACGCTGTCGAGCGGCTACCACATGAACGTCAACGTGCTGAACCGTGAGACGCTCGTCGACGCCATGGAGCACCCGGAGAACTACCCGCAGCTGACCATCCGGGTCAGCGGCTACGCGGTGAACTTCGTCCGGCTGACCCGCGAGCAGCAGCTCGACGTGCTGTCCCGCACGTTCCACGGCGCGGTCTGA
- the pflA gene encoding pyruvate formate-lyase-activating protein, producing MSSVTEELGAGAPVVPLGMPLVGGAHGRVQGAGTEGLAEAETDDRSAKLAAVRAGDIGSVHSWELVTAVDGPGTRMTVFLSGCPLRCLYCHNPDTMEMRRGTDVRADEILAKVKRYRGVMKATKGGLTISGGEPLMQPAYVRRLLRGAKAMDVHTAIDTSGYLGAQCTDEMLDDIDLVLLDVKSGDPETYKRATGRELEPTLQFGRRLAARGDTEIWVRFVLVPGLTDDEANVELVAQYVASLGESVTRVEVLPFHQMGRDKWEELGMRYELEDTQPPSPELVERVRGQFRSRGLQVF from the coding sequence ATGAGCTCGGTCACCGAGGAGCTCGGCGCGGGTGCGCCGGTCGTCCCCCTCGGGATGCCGCTCGTCGGCGGCGCCCACGGTCGCGTGCAGGGTGCGGGCACCGAGGGCCTCGCGGAGGCCGAGACCGACGACCGCTCGGCCAAGCTGGCCGCGGTGCGTGCGGGCGACATCGGCTCGGTGCACTCGTGGGAGCTCGTCACGGCGGTCGACGGTCCCGGCACCCGGATGACGGTGTTCCTCTCCGGCTGCCCGCTGCGCTGCCTGTACTGCCACAACCCCGACACCATGGAGATGCGACGCGGCACGGACGTGCGCGCCGACGAGATCCTGGCCAAGGTCAAGCGCTACCGCGGTGTCATGAAGGCCACCAAGGGCGGCCTGACGATCTCCGGCGGGGAGCCCCTCATGCAGCCCGCGTACGTGCGGCGGCTGCTGCGCGGCGCCAAGGCGATGGACGTGCACACCGCGATCGACACCTCGGGGTACCTGGGCGCGCAGTGCACCGACGAGATGCTCGACGACATCGACCTGGTCCTGCTCGACGTGAAGTCGGGCGACCCCGAGACGTACAAGCGCGCGACCGGCCGCGAGCTCGAGCCCACGCTGCAGTTCGGCCGCCGGCTCGCGGCACGCGGTGACACCGAGATCTGGGTGCGCTTCGTGCTGGTGCCGGGTCTGACGGACGACGAGGCCAACGTCGAGCTGGTCGCGCAGTACGTCGCGTCGCTGGGCGAGAGCGTGACGCGCGTCGAGGTCCTCCCGTTCCACCAGATGGGCCGGGACAAGTGGGAGGAGCTCGGCATGCGCTACGAGCTCGAGGACACGCAGCCCCCCAGCCCCGAGCTGGTCGAGCGCGTGCGCGGCCAGTTCCGCAGCCGGGGCCTGCAGGTCTTCTGA
- a CDS encoding maleylpyruvate isomerase N-terminal domain-containing protein, with amino-acid sequence MAQTGLTFEGVLDRDALVPATELLVALVARPEVAAAWDQESACAGTSVGALTWHLVNQPQRVIELIAAHDPADPRLTAPITADEHYARAEWLQQDLDGPANVGVRERGEQQASAGHDEAVAAARAALAALPAALAAAPPALLLPWTGLVLRTDDFLVSRLMEVVVHSDDLAAGVGVPVPEFAAATLRPVLTLLTDLAVRRHGQDALVRALARPERAQGAISAL; translated from the coding sequence ATGGCACAGACGGGGTTGACGTTCGAGGGTGTCCTGGACCGGGACGCGCTGGTCCCGGCCACCGAGCTGCTGGTCGCGCTCGTCGCGCGGCCCGAGGTGGCCGCGGCGTGGGACCAGGAGTCGGCGTGCGCGGGCACGAGCGTGGGCGCGCTCACGTGGCACCTGGTCAACCAGCCGCAGCGCGTCATCGAGCTGATCGCGGCGCACGACCCGGCCGACCCGCGCCTGACCGCACCGATCACCGCGGACGAGCACTACGCGCGCGCCGAGTGGCTCCAGCAGGACCTGGACGGCCCCGCGAACGTGGGCGTGCGTGAGCGCGGCGAGCAGCAGGCGTCCGCGGGCCACGACGAGGCCGTCGCTGCGGCCCGCGCCGCCCTCGCGGCCCTTCCCGCGGCGCTGGCGGCCGCTCCCCCGGCCCTGCTGCTGCCGTGGACGGGCCTCGTGCTGCGGACCGACGACTTCCTGGTGAGCCGGCTGATGGAGGTCGTGGTGCACAGCGACGACCTCGCCGCCGGCGTCGGCGTGCCGGTCCCCGAGTTCGCCGCGGCGACGCTCCGTCCGGTGCTCACGCTCCTGACGGACCTGGCGGTCCGCCGCCACGGGCAGGATGCGCTGGTCCGGGCGCTCGCACGGCCCGAGCGTGCGCAGGGAGCGATCTCCGCGCTCTGA
- a CDS encoding 3-hydroxyacyl-CoA dehydrogenase NAD-binding domain-containing protein — protein MSATTGTPSDQQPVERPNRTERVSHALARDVRLPGGAGTLVLVTIDNGLDHTKPTTFGPLGIAELTATLTAVRARVQAGEVQAVAVTGKPYFLAAGADLTQVATVTSRDDALALGRGGHAAYALLHDMGAPTFAFVNGVALGGGLELALNCDYRTAAADVRALALPETGLGLVPGWGGAYVVPRLVGVQTALDVILARPAANKPFSAQEAARIGLVDVVLDAADFLEESVRWAARVLTGEVEVPRRELDDEETWHAVTRAARERLDATIHGSRPAPYRALDLVAAARTASREEAFAAEDEALADLIMSDEMRASVYAFGLVSGGKRPVGAPDRALARPVTRVGIVGAGLMAAQIALLLAQRLGVPVVMRDLDDERVAAGLQAVAAGVERLRSTGRMSDAAASRVLGSVHGTTDLADLAGCDLVIEAVTEVLALKKRVFAEVEQVVSPEAVLATNTSALSVTQMAADLQHPERVVGLHFFNPVAAMPLVEVIHAEHTSPEALATGFAVAAQLRKTAVLVADRPGFVVNRLLVLLLGVIVDAVEKGTPVEVADRALRPLGLPMPPFELFDLVGPAVGLHVLTSLREDLGERFPRSPGLEKLVADGTRVVLPAPAKGLPKPVDPAIQATFDATRTSAPAGEPLDEAGVLDAVLTALTVEVGHMLDEGVVATPQQIDLCMILGAGWGFHLGGLTPYLDRTGYSERILGRRLLEPGVASVLRS, from the coding sequence GTGAGCGCCACCACCGGAACCCCGTCGGACCAGCAGCCCGTGGAGCGCCCGAACCGGACCGAGCGCGTGTCGCACGCGCTCGCGCGCGACGTCCGGCTGCCGGGCGGGGCCGGCACGCTCGTGCTCGTCACGATCGACAACGGCCTGGACCACACCAAGCCGACGACGTTCGGGCCGCTCGGCATCGCGGAGCTCACCGCGACGCTGACCGCGGTCCGGGCGCGGGTGCAGGCGGGCGAGGTGCAGGCCGTCGCCGTCACGGGCAAGCCGTACTTCCTGGCCGCGGGCGCCGACCTCACGCAGGTGGCCACGGTCACGTCGCGCGACGACGCGCTCGCGCTGGGCCGCGGCGGTCATGCGGCCTATGCGCTCCTGCACGACATGGGTGCGCCGACGTTCGCGTTCGTCAACGGCGTCGCCCTCGGCGGTGGGCTCGAGCTCGCGCTCAACTGCGACTACCGGACCGCGGCGGCGGACGTGCGCGCGCTCGCGCTCCCCGAGACGGGGCTGGGTCTGGTCCCCGGCTGGGGCGGCGCGTACGTGGTGCCGCGGCTCGTGGGCGTGCAGACCGCGCTCGACGTGATCCTGGCGCGCCCGGCCGCGAACAAGCCGTTCTCGGCGCAGGAGGCCGCACGCATCGGGCTGGTGGACGTGGTCCTCGACGCCGCGGACTTCCTCGAGGAGTCGGTGCGGTGGGCGGCCCGCGTGCTCACCGGCGAGGTCGAGGTCCCGCGCCGCGAGCTCGACGACGAGGAGACCTGGCACGCCGTGACGCGCGCGGCACGCGAGCGGCTCGACGCGACGATCCACGGCTCGCGCCCCGCGCCCTACCGCGCGCTCGACCTGGTCGCCGCGGCCCGGACGGCGTCCCGCGAGGAGGCGTTCGCGGCCGAGGACGAGGCGCTGGCGGACCTGATCATGTCCGACGAGATGCGCGCGTCGGTGTACGCGTTCGGGCTCGTCTCGGGCGGCAAGCGCCCCGTGGGCGCGCCCGACCGCGCGCTCGCCCGGCCGGTCACGCGCGTCGGCATCGTCGGCGCGGGGCTCATGGCGGCGCAGATCGCGCTCCTGCTCGCGCAGCGGCTCGGGGTCCCCGTGGTCATGCGCGACCTGGACGACGAGCGCGTGGCCGCGGGGCTGCAGGCCGTCGCCGCGGGCGTCGAGCGCCTGCGCTCGACGGGCCGCATGTCCGACGCGGCGGCGTCGCGCGTGCTGGGCTCGGTGCACGGGACCACGGACCTCGCGGACCTGGCGGGCTGCGACCTGGTCATCGAGGCCGTGACCGAGGTGCTCGCGCTCAAGAAGCGCGTGTTCGCCGAGGTCGAGCAGGTGGTCTCCCCCGAGGCGGTGCTGGCCACCAACACCTCGGCCCTGTCCGTCACGCAGATGGCCGCGGACCTGCAGCACCCCGAGCGTGTCGTCGGGCTGCACTTCTTCAACCCGGTCGCGGCGATGCCGCTCGTCGAGGTGATCCACGCCGAGCACACGTCACCCGAGGCGCTGGCCACGGGCTTCGCGGTCGCGGCCCAGCTGCGCAAGACCGCGGTGCTCGTCGCCGACCGGCCGGGATTCGTCGTCAACCGCCTGCTGGTGCTGCTGCTCGGCGTGATCGTCGACGCGGTCGAGAAGGGCACCCCGGTCGAGGTCGCGGACCGTGCGCTGCGGCCGCTGGGCCTGCCCATGCCCCCGTTCGAGCTGTTCGACCTCGTGGGGCCCGCGGTGGGCCTGCACGTCCTGACGTCGCTGCGCGAGGACCTGGGCGAGCGGTTCCCGCGCTCGCCCGGGCTCGAGAAGCTCGTCGCGGACGGCACGCGCGTGGTGCTGCCGGCACCCGCCAAGGGACTGCCCAAGCCCGTGGACCCGGCCATCCAGGCGACGTTCGACGCGACGCGCACGTCCGCGCCCGCGGGCGAGCCGCTCGACGAGGCGGGCGTGCTCGACGCCGTGCTCACGGCGCTCACGGTCGAGGTGGGCCACATGCTCGACGAGGGCGTGGTGGCGACGCCGCAGCAGATCGACCTGTGCATGATCCTGGGCGCCGGCTGGGGCTTCCACCTGGGCGGCCTCACGCCGTACCTCGACCGCACGGGCTACTCGGAGCGCATCCTGGGCCGGCGCCTGCTCGAGCCCGGCGTCGCGAGCGTGCTGCGCTCCTGA